From the genome of Biomphalaria glabrata chromosome 1, xgBioGlab47.1, whole genome shotgun sequence, one region includes:
- the LOC106071366 gene encoding uncharacterized protein LOC106071366 yields the protein MNCQRLTYTCLELLAILVSTLAAPLVTTSLSLDNPCGLAPGTALELPPNMVDFLKATITDANAASAANQAVVNKLRSDVMLTENELITYTNKTLPSLPLRLPEVNVSRSNVSGLFFLIL from the exons ATGAATT GTCAAAGGTTGACTTACACCTGCCTTGAACTTCTGGCCATTCTAGTCTCAACATTGGCTGCACCACTGGTTACAACATCCCTCAGTTTAGATAATCCTTGTGGGCTTGCGCCAGGTACAGCGTTAGAGTTACCTCCCAATATGGTGGACTTTCTCAAAGCAACAATAACCGATGCCAACGCAGCTAGTGCAGCCAATCAGGCAGTTGTGAATAAGCTT AGATCAGACGTGATGTTAACAGAGAACGAGCTAATCACTTACACCAATAAAACCTTACCCAGCCTTCCACTCCGACTGCCAGAAGTGAATGTTAGCAGGAGCAATGTAAgtggtctattttttttaattttgtaa